A DNA window from Gorilla gorilla gorilla isolate KB3781 chromosome 6, NHGRI_mGorGor1-v2.1_pri, whole genome shotgun sequence contains the following coding sequences:
- the LOC129534655 gene encoding uncharacterized protein, with product MPPPRCPESRSDSEKG from the coding sequence ATGCCTCCGCCTCGTTGCCCTGAAAGCCGCAGCGACAGCGAAAAGGGCTAA